Within Thermodesulfobacteriota bacterium, the genomic segment ACCTCGCCGAGGATCTTCCCGTATTCGACGCTTATGGCCTCCAGGTCGCAGGCGGCCCCTTCCTTTATGTAGTCTTGTACGGAGATGCCGTCCATGCCCACGATAGCCCCGGCATAGCCGCCCTTTACCCCGTCCACCATCCACTTCAATATCTCATGAAATCCCATTCTTCCTCCGCTCTCCGCTCCTCCGCCCGGCAAGGGCCTTGAGCCTGTCGACCCGCTCCGAGAGGAGCATATTCCCCGGGTCGGAATCGGAAAGTATCTTGTATATCATAAGCGCGTCCTCCATCTGCCCCTGCTTCTCGAGAAGCTCGGCCATGGTTGCGGTGAAGAAAACGTCGTCAGAAGGCCGTACCCTTGCCTTACCCATTGCACCCCCGGCCGAAGACGAAAACCCGCGCCCGACCCGCCGGCCGCGACCCGGCCGCAGGAACCACTTCCAGATTATTATTGAATAGCACCCGGTAAGTCAAGAATAAAGCGTCCTGGCATGGCGCCTACGCGGCCCTGCCGCTTAAAAAACCCCTTATATCCTCCTCGGACACCTCTCTTAACTCGACCTCGCCGACCCCGGATACGAGCACAAATCTCATCCGCCCGGCACGCACCTTCTTGTCCAGGCGCATGGCCGGGATCAGAACGTCGGGTGCCAAGCCGGGAGGCTCGACGGGAATCCCCATGGACTCCAGGACTTTCTCTATCCTCCGCCCCGTACCCCCGGCGCAGAGCCCGAGACTCTCGGAGAGGCCGGCGGCCATGACCATGCCCATGGATACCGCCTCGCCGTGCTTGAAGGTCATGTAGCCGGTTGCCGCCTCTATTGCGTGGCCGAAGGTATGGCCGAAGTTAAGTATGCTCCTGAGTCCCTTCTCCGTCTCGTCGGCGGCCACGACCTCGGCCTTTATCTCGCAGGAGCGCTCGATGGCCTTTACTATATCGTCCCCGCCGTTCCCACCGGGCCCGGCGTCACATGACGCGGCGAGGGAAGCCGCCTTCTCCTCTAAGAAGCGAAAGAACGCCTCGTCGCGAATGACCCCGTACTTGACGACCTCGGCAAGTCCCGCCTTGACCTCCCTCGGGTCAAGGCTCTTCAAGACGTCCGGGTCTATAAAGACGGCCGACGGCTGGTAGAAGGCCCCTATGAGGTTTTTTCCTTCCGGGTGGTTCACCCCGGTTTTGCCCCCGACGGAGCTGTCGACCTGTGAAAGCAGTGTCGTTGGTATCTGTATATACGGGACGCCCCTCAGGTAGGTGGCCGCCACAAAGCCCGTTATATCGCCTATGACCCCGCCTCCGAGGGCCAGGAGTGGAAAACCCCTCTCCATCCTGCTCTCTATAAGACGGTCGTACAGCTTCGATATCTCGGCGAGGTTTTTATACTCCTCTCCGTCGGGGAGCTCGATTGTGAGGACTTCGAAGCCGGCCCCCTCGAGGCTGCTCCTGACCCTCTCGGCGTAGAGCCCGCCCACGCGCGGGTTCGTGACCAGCGCGCACCTCGTGCCGAAGCCGAGAGAGGCAAGGCGCGGACCTATCTCACGGAGAAGCCCTCTCTTTATCTCTATCGTATAGGAACGCTCGCCGAGAGCGACCTCTATAGCCCCCACTCGTCCCCCCACTCACCCTTCTTTTCCGCTGCGGTCTCCGGCATCTGCGGCAGCGTCTCCGGCAATTTTGGCACCGGAGAGAAAACTCTCTATCCTCCCGGCGACCTCCTCTATACCCTTATCCCCGGTATCCAGGACGAGCTCCGCCTGCCCGTATACAGGCTCTCTCTCCTTCAGGAGCCTCCCGACGGCCTCCTCCCTGCTCTCCCCGGAAAGGAGCGGCCTCTCGTCCCCCGGGCCTATCCTCTCGACTATCACCTCGACCGGAGCGGTAAGGCATACGACGGTACCCCAGCCCTTAAGCGCCCGCCTGTTCTCCTCATCGACC encodes:
- the aroB gene encoding 3-dehydroquinate synthase gives rise to the protein MGGRVGAIEVALGERSYTIEIKRGLLREIGPRLASLGFGTRCALVTNPRVGGLYAERVRSSLEGAGFEVLTIELPDGEEYKNLAEISKLYDRLIESRMERGFPLLALGGGVIGDITGFVAATYLRGVPYIQIPTTLLSQVDSSVGGKTGVNHPEGKNLIGAFYQPSAVFIDPDVLKSLDPREVKAGLAEVVKYGVIRDEAFFRFLEEKAASLAASCDAGPGGNGGDDIVKAIERSCEIKAEVVAADETEKGLRSILNFGHTFGHAIEAATGYMTFKHGEAVSMGMVMAAGLSESLGLCAGGTGRRIEKVLESMGIPVEPPGLAPDVLIPAMRLDKKVRAGRMRFVLVSGVGEVELREVSEEDIRGFLSGRAA
- a CDS encoding shikimate kinase, which translates into the protein MNVVLTGFMGTGKSSVGRRLAERLALEFVDTDDLIEDAAGMSVKEIFAGLGEPRFRELEKEAIKKAVSTMDGVVLSTGGGAVVDEENRRALKGWGTVVCLTAPVEVIVERIGPGDERPLLSGESREEAVGRLLKEREPVYGQAELVLDTGDKGIEEVAGRIESFLSGAKIAGDAAADAGDRSGKEG